The following nucleotide sequence is from Desulfovibrio aminophilus DSM 12254.
CCGGGGCAAGTACGTGGTCATCATGGACGGCGATCTCCAGCACCCGCCGGAGGAGCTTCCGGCCCTGGTGACCACGATCCGCGAGGGCTGGGACATGGTCAAGGGCGTGCGGACCAACCGCTCGGAATCCCTCGTGCTGCGCCGCATCCCGAGCCGGATAGCGAACTATCTTCTGCGCGCCACGAGCAAGTGCGACGTGAAGGACATGGGCGGCCTGTCCATCCTGCGCGGCGATCTGGCCCGCACCCTGCATCTGCGCGAGGGCCAGCACCGCCTCCTGCCCGCCCTGGTCCACGGGCTGGGCGGCTCGGTGGCCGAGGTGCCCACCAGCGCTCCGCCGCGCTTCGCGGGCAAGAGCCACTACGGCATCGGCCGGTCCGTGGACGTGCTCTTCGACATCATCCTGCTCTGGTTCCAGAACTCCTTCAAGCAGCGGCCCGTCTACCTCTTCGGCCGCATCGCCCTGCTCCTGTTCCTGGCCGCCAGCGTGATCATGGCCTGGCTGCTCTACGGCAAGATCTTTTACGGCGAGCACATGGGCACCCGGCCGCCGTTCCTGGGCGCGGTGCTCTTCTACCTCGCCTCCCTGGGCTTCATGTCCACGGGCTTCATCCTGGAAGTGCTCTCCAACGTCCTGGCCGCCCAGACCGACGTCAAGCCCTACCAGGTGCGCGAGATCGTCCGCAAACAGCGCGACCCCGCCGAGGAGGCCACCGACTAACCCCCTTCGGCCCTCTTCGGGGGGTATGGAAAGGCGAAAGAGAGTTTTCACGAGTCACAAGGCACCGAGGAAGAACCAACAAGGAGGTCACATTGGCGAAGAAACCCAACTATTCCTACGAAAAACGTCAGAAGGAACTGGCCAAGGCCAAGAAGAAGGCCGAAAAGCTGCGCCAGAAGCAGGAACGCAAGGACTCACGGCCCGACGACGACTCCTCCACGCAGGACGAGCCGGAAACCGCTCCAGCCATCTCGCCCGACGCCGACGCTTAAGTCCGGGGCCTTCGGCCCGTTTCGGAAAGCCGGAAGAGGAACGCCTCTTCGTCTTTCTCAAAACCGGCGAAGCCGGGGGCCTTCGGCCCGTTTCAGAAAGACGAAAGGCGCCGTACCACCGCGACCTTTGAGGTTGCGCCTCGGTCCAACGAGGCGCTGTCCTTCTGCGGCCTGAAACCCACCCCGTTCCAGCGAAAGCCGAGGCCCTTCGGCCCGTTTCAAAAAGCCGAAAGAGGAACGCCCCTTCGTCTTTCTGGAAACCGACGAAGTCGGGGGCCTTCGGCCCGTTTCGGAAATACGGAACGATGGGATCCTCTTGGCCTTTCCGTAGACCGGCGAAGCCGGCCTTTCTAAGGACCGGCGAAGCCGGCCTTTCTAAGGACCGGCGAAGCCGGAGGCGAAGTCGGAGGTGGTGGTCCGGCCGGGCATGACCGAGACGTCGTGCCTGGTCACGCTCTTCTTGGTCGGCAGGTCGATGATCTTCACGTCGTAGACCCCGGGCAGGACCGGGAAGGCCTTGGGGGTCTCGGCTCCGCTCATGCCCGTGGCCAGGGGTTCCTTTTCTCCCGGGGAATAGATCTCCACCAGGACGTTGCCGGGCATTCCATTGACCAGCGCGCGCACGCTGATCCAGCCCTCGTCGAAGGACACGGGCACGGTGGTCACGACACCGGAGCGGGCGGCGATGCTGGGGAGCACGGAAGGGGGTCTGCGGGGGTTTTCGGGGTCCGAGGCGCGAATGGAGTAGATGCCGGGC
It contains:
- a CDS encoding glycosyltransferase family 2 protein; its protein translation is MPERAIELSVVTPMHNEELCIREFHRRVTSVLSEFGIEYEIVIVNDGSTDSTGAIIRELADADPRLTGVFLARNRGQCTAIYAGMQHSRGKYVVIMDGDLQHPPEELPALVTTIREGWDMVKGVRTNRSESLVLRRIPSRIANYLLRATSKCDVKDMGGLSILRGDLARTLHLREGQHRLLPALVHGLGGSVAEVPTSAPPRFAGKSHYGIGRSVDVLFDIILLWFQNSFKQRPVYLFGRIALLLFLAASVIMAWLLYGKIFYGEHMGTRPPFLGAVLFYLASLGFMSTGFILEVLSNVLAAQTDVKPYQVREIVRKQRDPAEEATD